One genomic segment of Pandoraea sputorum includes these proteins:
- a CDS encoding EamA family transporter encodes MLRSWQLFALGSAFFAALTAIFGKLGVAQVNSNMATLIRTVIIFGVTLAIVGMRGEWQRPTSLSANTWVFLVLSGVATGLSWLCYFRALQLGPVSGVAPLDKLSVAMAMLIGWVALGEPFSLKEALGGALIVAGALVLVL; translated from the coding sequence ATGCTGCGTAGCTGGCAACTCTTTGCCCTCGGTTCGGCGTTCTTCGCTGCGCTGACGGCAATATTCGGCAAACTCGGGGTGGCGCAGGTCAACTCGAACATGGCGACATTGATTCGTACCGTCATCATTTTCGGAGTGACGCTGGCCATCGTCGGCATGCGTGGGGAGTGGCAAAGGCCGACAAGCCTGAGCGCCAACACGTGGGTCTTCCTCGTCCTTTCGGGGGTGGCCACGGGGCTATCCTGGCTCTGTTACTTCCGGGCGCTGCAACTGGGGCCGGTGTCGGGTGTCGCGCCGCTCGACAAGCTCAGCGTGGCGATGGCGATGCTGATCGGATGGGTGGCGCTTGGTGAGCCGTTTTCGCTTAAGGAGGCACTCGGCGGCGCGTTGATCGTCGCCGGTGCCCTTGTGCTGGTGTTGTGA
- a CDS encoding DUF1289 domain-containing protein, with amino-acid sequence MSELHDRPDSPCIGVCSTLFDDVCKGCGRTAYEVSNWVFFTEEEKVAVWERITREGTAMRFCDSSSTTSQT; translated from the coding sequence ATGTCCGAATTGCACGACCGCCCCGACAGCCCTTGCATTGGCGTTTGCTCGACACTTTTCGACGACGTCTGCAAGGGTTGCGGCCGCACCGCCTACGAAGTCTCCAACTGGGTGTTTTTCACCGAGGAAGAGAAGGTAGCGGTGTGGGAGCGCATCACCCGCGAAGGCACGGCGATGCGCTTTTGCGACAGCAGTTCTACGACTTCGCAGACTTGA
- a CDS encoding aldehyde dehydrogenase family protein, whose translation MKTYDKFFIDGQWVTPLGRGTLDVFHSADAKLMGRIPEGASEDTEAAIAAAREARDAWAATPAAERAGYLRKIAAGLKARTDELAQVMTGETGMPIKLVRAIQVGGPVYHWNKYAELAESFEFEARVGNSLVVREPVGVVGAITPWNYPLNQITLKVAPALAAGCTVVLKPSEVAPFNAFILAEVIEEAGLPPGVFNLVTGLGPVVGEVLARHPDVDMVSFTGSTRAGKRVSEVASQTVKRVALELGGKSASVVLDDADLAAAVKGTLNACYLNSGQTCSAHTRMLVPASRYDEVKALAKEAVARFTLGDPREETTRLGPLASSAQRERVQTYIRKGLSEGAELIAGGDTVPEGFETGFFVQPTVLGRVTPDATVAQEEIFGPVLSIITYQDEADAVRIANDSIYGLGGGVWSGDEARAVRVARQIRTGQVDINGGEFNVQAPFGGFKQSGHGRENGVYGFEEFLEYKSLQFKSAKS comes from the coding sequence ATGAAGACGTACGACAAGTTTTTCATCGACGGACAGTGGGTGACGCCGCTCGGGCGCGGCACGCTGGACGTTTTCCATTCCGCCGACGCGAAGCTCATGGGCCGCATTCCGGAAGGGGCGTCGGAAGACACGGAAGCTGCGATTGCCGCTGCGCGCGAGGCGCGTGACGCATGGGCGGCCACACCGGCTGCCGAGCGTGCCGGTTATCTGCGCAAGATTGCGGCAGGCCTGAAAGCGCGCACCGATGAGCTGGCGCAAGTCATGACGGGCGAGACGGGCATGCCGATCAAACTCGTGCGCGCCATTCAGGTCGGCGGTCCCGTGTATCACTGGAACAAGTACGCCGAGCTGGCCGAATCGTTCGAGTTCGAGGCGCGCGTCGGCAATTCGCTGGTGGTGCGCGAGCCGGTCGGTGTTGTGGGGGCGATCACGCCGTGGAATTACCCGCTGAATCAGATCACGCTCAAGGTCGCCCCCGCGCTGGCTGCCGGTTGCACGGTGGTGTTGAAGCCATCGGAAGTGGCGCCGTTCAACGCTTTCATTCTGGCCGAAGTGATCGAAGAGGCTGGACTGCCGCCGGGCGTGTTCAATCTGGTGACAGGCCTCGGGCCGGTCGTCGGCGAGGTGCTCGCAAGGCATCCGGATGTGGATATGGTGTCGTTCACCGGATCGACGCGCGCGGGCAAACGCGTGTCGGAGGTGGCGTCGCAAACCGTCAAGCGTGTCGCTCTGGAATTGGGTGGGAAGTCGGCTTCGGTGGTGCTCGACGATGCGGACCTTGCCGCGGCCGTTAAAGGAACACTCAACGCCTGTTATCTGAATTCGGGGCAGACATGTTCTGCGCACACCCGCATGCTTGTGCCAGCGTCGCGCTACGACGAGGTCAAGGCATTGGCGAAGGAGGCGGTGGCACGTTTTACGCTGGGCGATCCGCGTGAGGAAACGACGCGTCTCGGGCCGCTTGCATCGTCTGCGCAACGCGAGCGCGTGCAGACGTACATCCGCAAGGGGTTGTCGGAAGGTGCGGAGTTGATTGCGGGCGGGGACACGGTACCCGAGGGCTTCGAGACAGGCTTTTTCGTGCAGCCGACGGTGCTGGGACGTGTGACGCCCGACGCCACGGTGGCGCAGGAAGAGATCTTCGGCCCCGTGTTGTCGATCATCACGTATCAGGACGAAGCCGACGCAGTGCGCATCGCCAACGATTCGATCTACGGGTTGGGCGGTGGCGTGTGGTCAGGCGACGAGGCGCGCGCGGTGCGTGTGGCGCGGCAGATTCGCACCGGACAGGTTGATATCAACGGAGGGGAGTTCAACGTGCAGGCCCCGTTCGGCGGGTTCAAGCAATCGGGGCACGGGCGGGAGAACGGTGTATACGGCTTCGAGGAGTTCCTCGAATACAAGTCGCTTCAGTTCAAGTCTGCGAAGTCGTAG
- a CDS encoding ABC-F family ATPase yields the protein MLSTANITMQFGAKPLFENISVKFGGGNRYGLIGANGCGKSTFMKILGSDLEPSAGNVMLEPNVRLGKLKQDQFAYEDMRVLDVVMMGHTEMWAAMSERDAIYANPEATDDDYMHAAELEAKFAEYDGYTAEARAGELLLGVGIPTDQHQGPMSNVAPGWKLRVLLAQALFSNPDVLLLDEPTNNLDINTIRWLEDVLNERNSTMIIISHDRHFLNAVCTHMADMDYGTLKIYPGNYDDYMLASAQARERQMAANTKAKERITDLQDFVRRFSANKSKARQATSRLKQIDKIKVEDIKPSSRQNPFIRFEFEKKLHNLAFEFEGISKAYDRQIFKNFTGAVRAGERVAIIGENGAGKTTLLRSLMADLPVDGGHVKWAENANIGYFPQDTSEAFPEDQTLTDWMTQWGKEGDDDQVIRGSLGRLLFGGDDVGKSVRVLSGGEKGRMIWGKLMLGRHNVMMMDEPTNHMDMESIESLQIALDKYPGTLIFVSHDREFVSGLATRIIEVKNDGTLVDYAGTYEEYLASQGVEV from the coding sequence GTGCTGTCTACTGCCAATATCACGATGCAATTCGGCGCCAAGCCGCTCTTCGAGAACATCTCCGTCAAGTTTGGCGGGGGCAACCGCTATGGCCTGATCGGGGCCAACGGTTGCGGCAAATCGACGTTCATGAAGATCCTCGGCAGCGACCTGGAGCCGAGCGCCGGCAACGTCATGCTCGAACCGAATGTGCGTCTGGGTAAGCTCAAGCAGGATCAGTTCGCGTATGAAGACATGCGCGTGCTCGACGTCGTGATGATGGGCCACACCGAAATGTGGGCGGCCATGAGCGAGCGCGACGCGATCTACGCGAATCCGGAAGCGACCGACGACGACTACATGCACGCCGCCGAACTCGAAGCGAAGTTCGCCGAGTACGACGGTTACACCGCCGAAGCGCGTGCAGGCGAACTGCTGCTGGGCGTGGGCATTCCGACGGATCAGCATCAGGGCCCGATGAGCAACGTCGCGCCGGGCTGGAAGCTGCGTGTGCTGCTGGCGCAGGCGCTGTTCTCGAATCCGGACGTGCTGCTGCTCGACGAACCGACCAACAACCTGGACATCAACACGATCCGCTGGCTGGAAGACGTGCTCAACGAGCGCAACTCCACCATGATCATCATTTCGCACGATCGCCACTTCCTGAACGCCGTGTGCACGCACATGGCCGACATGGACTACGGCACGCTCAAGATTTACCCGGGCAACTACGACGACTATATGCTGGCGTCGGCACAGGCCCGTGAGCGTCAGATGGCGGCGAACACCAAGGCGAAGGAACGCATCACCGACCTGCAAGACTTCGTGCGCCGCTTCTCGGCGAACAAGTCGAAGGCACGTCAGGCAACGAGCCGTCTCAAGCAGATCGACAAGATCAAGGTGGAAGACATCAAGCCGTCGTCGCGTCAGAACCCGTTCATTCGTTTCGAGTTCGAGAAGAAGCTGCACAACCTCGCGTTTGAATTCGAGGGCATTTCGAAAGCCTACGACCGTCAGATTTTCAAGAACTTCACCGGCGCAGTGCGCGCGGGCGAACGTGTTGCGATCATCGGCGAGAACGGCGCCGGTAAGACCACGCTGCTGCGCAGCCTGATGGCCGATCTGCCTGTCGACGGCGGCCACGTGAAGTGGGCGGAAAACGCGAATATCGGCTATTTCCCGCAGGATACGTCCGAAGCATTCCCGGAAGACCAGACGCTCACCGACTGGATGACGCAGTGGGGCAAGGAAGGCGACGACGATCAGGTGATCCGTGGCTCGCTCGGCCGTCTGCTGTTCGGTGGCGACGATGTGGGCAAGTCGGTGCGCGTGCTGTCTGGTGGTGAAAAGGGCCGCATGATCTGGGGCAAGCTGATGCTGGGTCGTCACAACGTCATGATGATGGACGAGCCGACCAACCACATGGACATGGAATCGATCGAATCGCTTCAGATCGCGCTCGATAAATATCCGGGCACGCTGATTTTCGTGTCGCATGACCGCGAATTCGTGTCGGGTCTGGCCACGCGCATCATCGAAGTGAAGAACGACGGCACGCTGGTCGATTACGCCGGAACTTACGAAGAGTATCTGGCCAGCCAGGGCGTCGAAGTCTGA
- a CDS encoding BMP family ABC transporter substrate-binding protein: protein MRRKVLITMASLAAAMLVSACGKQENTTANAPAAASDAQASAAPAGKGPMGVAFVYIGNPGDAGWTFAHEQGAKAVEAKYGDKVTVTRVENVPEGADSERVFRDLASKGNKLIFGTSFGYMDSMVKTAADFPDVTFEHATGFKSAPNLGTYDVRTYEGAHLAGVVGGYATKSNVIGYVASVPIPEVIRNIDAFTIAAREVNPKVKVKVVWINSWFDPGKERQAAESLVGQGADVLMQNVDSAVVMQVAEEKKIHAFGWDSDMSKFGPNAHLASAAIDWSKYYIRTVDEVMQGTWKNTPVWGGIKEDEINLVAINDKAVPEAARKAVTARHDAIRDGKYDPFTGPLKGQDGKEVVPAGKTLNDDEKHQINWFVEGVEGSLPKQ, encoded by the coding sequence ATGCGACGTAAAGTCCTGATCACAATGGCAAGCCTGGCGGCCGCCATGCTGGTCTCTGCCTGCGGCAAGCAGGAGAACACGACCGCCAACGCGCCGGCGGCAGCGTCCGATGCGCAGGCATCGGCAGCACCGGCGGGCAAGGGCCCGATGGGTGTGGCGTTCGTCTACATCGGCAACCCGGGCGACGCAGGCTGGACCTTTGCGCATGAGCAGGGCGCGAAGGCAGTCGAAGCCAAGTACGGCGACAAGGTCACCGTGACCCGCGTGGAGAACGTGCCGGAAGGCGCGGACTCGGAGCGCGTGTTCCGCGATTTGGCGAGCAAGGGCAACAAGCTGATCTTCGGCACGTCGTTCGGTTACATGGATTCGATGGTCAAGACGGCCGCCGACTTCCCTGACGTGACGTTCGAGCACGCCACGGGCTTCAAGTCGGCACCGAACCTGGGCACGTACGACGTGCGCACGTATGAAGGCGCGCATCTGGCAGGCGTCGTCGGCGGTTACGCCACGAAGTCCAACGTGATCGGCTATGTGGCATCGGTGCCGATTCCCGAGGTGATCCGCAATATCGACGCGTTCACTATTGCCGCACGCGAAGTCAATCCGAAGGTCAAGGTGAAGGTCGTCTGGATCAACAGCTGGTTCGATCCGGGCAAGGAGCGTCAGGCTGCGGAATCGCTGGTGGGTCAGGGCGCCGACGTGCTGATGCAGAACGTCGACTCGGCCGTGGTCATGCAAGTGGCCGAAGAGAAGAAGATCCACGCCTTTGGCTGGGATTCGGACATGAGCAAGTTCGGCCCGAACGCACATCTGGCATCGGCCGCCATTGACTGGAGCAAGTACTACATCCGCACGGTCGACGAAGTCATGCAGGGTACGTGGAAGAACACGCCGGTCTGGGGTGGCATCAAGGAAGACGAAATCAACCTCGTCGCCATCAACGACAAGGCCGTGCCGGAAGCTGCCCGCAAGGCGGTGACCGCGCGCCACGATGCGATCCGCGACGGCAAGTACGACCCGTTCACCGGCCCGCTCAAGGGGCAGGACGGCAAGGAAGTCGTCCCGGCGGGCAAGACCCTCAACGACGACGAAAAGCATCAGATCAACTGGTTCGTGGAAGGCGTCGAGGGCTCTCTGCCGAAGCAGTAA
- a CDS encoding ABC transporter permease has product MDWINLLTPLAASAVIAAIPLMLAALGELVTEKSGVLNLGVEGTMLMGAIGAFAVTVQTGSLWLGAIAGIASGVVMSAVFAWLTLSLMANQVATGLALTIFGIGLSAYVGRPYTDATIPMLRDMPIPGLSSIPVLGASIFSLNPLGYLSVALLAAIAWFLYRTRAGLVLRSIGEAPSVAHAIGYPVVRIRYFATLFGGAMSGLAGAYYSVGYLRLWQENLTAGRGWIALALVVFATWRPGRTALGALLFGVVMALQFQAQAMGIRIPSQALASLPYLATIVVLVIISRNRQTIRLNAPASLGKPFFAGS; this is encoded by the coding sequence ATGGACTGGATCAATCTGCTGACGCCGCTGGCCGCAAGTGCGGTGATCGCCGCCATCCCCCTGATGCTCGCTGCGCTGGGCGAACTGGTCACCGAGAAATCGGGCGTGCTCAATCTCGGTGTGGAAGGCACGATGCTCATGGGCGCCATCGGCGCGTTCGCGGTTACCGTGCAGACAGGTAGCCTCTGGCTGGGCGCCATCGCCGGTATTGCCTCGGGCGTCGTCATGTCGGCCGTATTCGCGTGGCTCACGCTCTCGCTCATGGCCAATCAGGTCGCGACAGGTCTGGCGCTGACGATCTTCGGCATCGGCCTGTCGGCATATGTCGGTCGTCCGTACACCGACGCAACGATTCCGATGCTGCGCGATATGCCGATTCCCGGGCTGTCGTCGATTCCCGTGCTGGGCGCGTCGATCTTCTCGCTCAATCCGCTGGGGTATTTGTCGGTCGCACTGCTCGCGGCGATTGCATGGTTCCTTTACCGTACCCGCGCCGGTCTGGTGTTGCGCTCGATTGGTGAAGCGCCTTCGGTCGCCCATGCCATCGGCTATCCGGTGGTGCGGATTCGCTATTTCGCGACGCTGTTCGGCGGCGCCATGTCGGGACTCGCCGGTGCCTATTACTCAGTCGGCTATCTGCGTCTGTGGCAAGAGAATCTGACGGCCGGACGCGGCTGGATCGCGCTCGCGCTGGTGGTCTTCGCCACATGGCGGCCCGGGCGCACAGCGCTGGGCGCGCTGCTGTTCGGGGTGGTCATGGCGCTGCAATTTCAGGCTCAGGCGATGGGCATTCGTATCCCTTCGCAAGCGCTCGCAAGCCTGCCGTATCTGGCGACCATCGTCGTGCTGGTGATCATTTCCCGCAATCGTCAGACGATTCGGCTGAACGCACCGGCGTCGCTGGGCAAACCGTTCTTTGCCGGGTCCTGA
- a CDS encoding ABC transporter permease, with protein sequence MFDFTLEPRPSPSRTMRLAMPLVATLITLAGGVLIFSFLGKNPAQAMAAFFLAPISSLNGWSELLLKASPLCLIALGLAIGYRANVWNIGAEGQLLLGGIFASGVAIHFDGHGGAWLLPLMMLAGALGGMLWAAIPALLRVRFNANEILVSLMLTYVATQLLIYLVSGPWQDPHGMNFPQSINFSREALFPRFFGDWHWATWRGTRLNASIFMAVAAVLLAWFFMRKSFAGYRMEVGGLAPLAARYAGYSEPRAVWLALLIGGAAAGLAGTGEVAGPVGQLQATWAPGYGFTAIIVAFVGRLHPVGIVLASLLMALLYLGGEAVQTSLQLPKAISGVFQGLLLFSLLGCDVFVNYRLRRRARALTRDA encoded by the coding sequence ATGTTCGATTTCACGCTTGAGCCACGGCCAAGTCCCTCCCGCACCATGCGACTCGCGATGCCGCTGGTGGCCACGCTCATCACGTTGGCTGGCGGCGTGCTTATCTTCAGCTTTCTCGGCAAGAATCCGGCGCAGGCGATGGCCGCATTCTTCCTCGCGCCGATCAGCAGTCTGAACGGCTGGTCGGAGTTGCTGCTCAAGGCGTCGCCGCTGTGCCTGATCGCGTTGGGGCTTGCCATCGGCTATCGCGCGAACGTCTGGAACATCGGCGCAGAAGGGCAACTGTTGCTCGGCGGGATCTTCGCGTCCGGCGTGGCGATTCATTTCGACGGTCATGGCGGCGCGTGGCTGCTGCCGCTGATGATGCTGGCCGGTGCGCTCGGCGGCATGCTGTGGGCCGCGATCCCGGCGCTGCTGCGCGTGCGCTTCAACGCCAATGAGATTCTTGTGAGCCTGATGCTCACCTACGTCGCTACGCAACTGCTGATCTATCTGGTCAGCGGACCGTGGCAAGACCCGCATGGGATGAACTTCCCACAGTCCATCAACTTCAGCCGCGAAGCGCTTTTCCCGCGTTTTTTCGGTGACTGGCACTGGGCGACATGGCGAGGTACACGTCTGAATGCCTCGATCTTCATGGCCGTGGCGGCGGTGCTGCTTGCGTGGTTCTTCATGCGAAAGAGCTTCGCGGGATACCGCATGGAAGTCGGAGGGCTCGCACCGCTCGCTGCACGTTATGCCGGTTATTCGGAACCGCGCGCCGTCTGGCTCGCGTTGCTGATCGGTGGCGCGGCGGCCGGGCTTGCCGGGACGGGCGAGGTGGCGGGGCCGGTGGGGCAACTGCAGGCGACGTGGGCGCCGGGGTATGGCTTCACGGCCATCATCGTCGCGTTTGTCGGCCGGTTGCATCCGGTAGGCATTGTGCTGGCGAGTCTGCTCATGGCGCTGCTGTATCTCGGCGGCGAAGCGGTGCAGACGTCGCTCCAATTGCCCAAAGCCATCAGCGGCGTGTTCCAGGGGCTGCTGCTGTTCAGCTTGCTGGGCTGCGACGTGTTTGTGAACTACCGACTGCGTCGGCGCGCTCGTGCGCTGACGCGCGACGCGTGA
- a CDS encoding ABC transporter ATP-binding protein: protein MQSTPRLALTGITKRYPSVVANDDIALSVLPGEIHAVLGENGAGKSTLMKIIYGAVRPDAGEILWEGQPVRIDSPAAARKLGIGMVFQHFSLFETLTVAENISLALDDAGRDLKALANRIREVSTQYGLEVDPVRHVHSLSVGERQRVEIVRCLLQNPRLLIMDEPTSVLTPQAVQKLFTTLRRLAAEGCSIVYISHKLDEIRDLCDRATVLRGGRVSGHAVPREETAETLAQMMIGRALPQIERRAHQPGDVLLSLKNLSMPSEDPFGTSLHDVNLDVHAGEIVGIAGVSGNGQAELLAALSGEARAPQAEAIALHDRAVGRMGAATRRRLGLAFVPEERLGRGAVPSLSLTDNALLGASGTAHLGLLRGGWIRRGTLRKFATLCIERFNVKAGGPDAAAQSLSGGNLQKFIVGREILQEPRVLVVAQPTWGVDVGAAAFIRQQLLDLSARGVAVLVLSEELDELFEICDRITVLAQGRLSPVRKPEQTDAREIGLWMAGMFPGGPGERTAATA from the coding sequence ATGCAATCGACGCCACGTCTGGCGCTGACCGGCATCACCAAACGCTATCCGAGCGTGGTGGCCAACGACGACATCGCGTTGAGCGTATTACCCGGCGAGATCCACGCTGTACTGGGTGAGAACGGCGCAGGCAAAAGCACGTTGATGAAGATCATCTACGGTGCCGTACGCCCCGACGCCGGGGAAATCCTGTGGGAAGGCCAACCGGTTCGCATCGACAGTCCGGCCGCGGCGCGCAAGCTCGGCATTGGCATGGTCTTCCAGCATTTCTCATTGTTTGAGACGCTGACCGTCGCCGAGAACATTTCGCTTGCGCTCGACGACGCCGGTCGCGATCTCAAGGCGCTGGCCAATCGCATCCGCGAGGTCTCGACCCAGTATGGGCTTGAGGTCGATCCGGTGCGCCACGTACATAGCTTGTCGGTCGGCGAGCGTCAGCGCGTGGAGATCGTGCGCTGCCTGTTGCAGAATCCTCGTCTGCTCATCATGGATGAGCCGACCTCGGTGCTCACGCCGCAGGCCGTCCAGAAACTCTTCACGACGTTGCGCCGCCTCGCCGCCGAGGGATGCAGCATCGTCTATATCAGTCACAAACTCGACGAAATTCGCGACCTCTGCGACCGCGCGACCGTGTTGCGCGGCGGGCGCGTCTCCGGTCACGCCGTGCCGCGTGAGGAAACGGCCGAGACGCTGGCGCAGATGATGATCGGACGCGCGTTGCCTCAGATCGAACGTCGCGCGCATCAGCCGGGCGACGTGCTGCTGTCGCTCAAGAACCTTTCGATGCCGAGTGAAGATCCGTTCGGGACCTCGCTGCATGACGTCAATCTCGATGTACATGCGGGCGAGATCGTGGGGATCGCGGGGGTGTCCGGCAACGGGCAGGCGGAACTACTGGCAGCGCTCTCGGGCGAAGCGCGCGCACCGCAAGCGGAGGCCATTGCGCTGCACGACCGCGCGGTCGGCCGCATGGGCGCCGCCACACGGCGACGGCTCGGACTCGCCTTCGTCCCGGAGGAGCGTCTTGGGCGCGGGGCAGTGCCGAGCCTGTCGCTCACGGATAACGCCCTGCTGGGCGCGTCGGGCACGGCGCATCTTGGCTTGCTTCGCGGGGGATGGATTCGTCGTGGCACGTTGCGTAAGTTCGCCACGCTTTGCATCGAGCGCTTCAACGTGAAGGCCGGTGGCCCGGACGCTGCCGCGCAAAGCCTCTCGGGCGGCAATTTGCAGAAGTTCATCGTCGGACGCGAGATTTTGCAGGAGCCGCGGGTGCTGGTGGTGGCGCAACCGACGTGGGGCGTGGACGTCGGGGCTGCGGCCTTCATCCGGCAGCAATTGCTGGACCTGTCGGCGCGCGGCGTGGCCGTGCTGGTGCTGTCCGAAGAACTCGACGAGCTGTTCGAGATTTGCGACCGGATTACCGTGCTGGCGCAGGGACGCTTGTCGCCGGTGCGTAAGCCTGAGCAGACCGACGCGCGTGAGATCGGTCTGTGGATGGCGGGGATGTTCCCCGGTGGCCCGGGAGAACGCACTGCAGCGACAGCCTGA
- a CDS encoding LysR substrate-binding domain-containing protein: MSQNREPIDTYLLRVLHTLLIERSVTRAAVKLNQSQPAISAALRRLRDITGDPLLVRGKSGMVPTEYGQSLLEPTQNALREIERITVQQSNFDPATTVRTFRIGSPDYLNTLFVPTVVERFRQQAPNAQLELHSLGPAFDYEHALEDGKVDIVIGNWPEPPEQLHLSNLFVDQIVCLVRNTHPYAKRGLTLEQYLGSPHLAPTPYSVAQRGAIDMHLARERLKRNVVVTIPYFNLAPYVLLKSDLIFTTTRLFADHYAEFLPLTVLETPIDFPPMQYYQLWHERTHYSDEVRWLRSVISDATRTLLESRTPS, translated from the coding sequence ATGAGCCAAAACCGCGAACCGATTGACACTTATTTGCTGCGCGTTCTTCACACTTTGTTGATCGAGCGCAGCGTGACGCGTGCGGCCGTCAAACTGAATCAGTCGCAGCCGGCGATCAGCGCTGCGCTGCGCCGTTTGCGCGACATTACCGGTGATCCGCTGCTGGTTCGAGGCAAATCGGGCATGGTGCCGACCGAGTACGGCCAGTCGTTGCTGGAGCCGACGCAAAACGCATTGCGCGAAATCGAGCGCATTACGGTGCAGCAATCGAATTTCGACCCAGCCACAACGGTGCGCACGTTCCGTATCGGCTCGCCCGACTATCTGAATACGCTGTTCGTGCCGACGGTCGTCGAACGTTTTCGCCAGCAAGCCCCCAACGCGCAACTGGAACTGCACTCGCTCGGCCCCGCCTTCGACTATGAACACGCGCTCGAAGACGGCAAAGTGGATATCGTCATCGGCAACTGGCCGGAACCGCCCGAGCAGCTTCACCTCTCGAATCTGTTCGTCGACCAGATCGTGTGTCTGGTCCGTAATACGCATCCGTACGCCAAGCGCGGGCTCACGCTGGAGCAATACCTCGGCAGCCCGCACCTCGCGCCGACCCCCTACTCCGTCGCCCAGCGCGGTGCGATCGACATGCACCTCGCGCGCGAGCGTCTGAAGCGCAATGTGGTCGTCACGATTCCGTACTTCAATCTGGCGCCGTATGTCCTGCTCAAATCCGATCTGATTTTCACGACGACGCGCCTGTTTGCCGACCACTACGCGGAATTCCTGCCGCTCACGGTGCTGGAAACGCCCATCGATTTCCCGCCGATGCAGTACTACCAGTTGTGGCACGAGCGTACGCACTATTCGGACGAAGTGCGCTGGCTGCGCAGTGTGATTTCCGACGCAACGCGCACTCTGCTGGAATCGCGTACGCCGTCCTGA
- a CDS encoding 8-oxoguanine deaminase → MKTLLVKNAEVLVTMDAGRREIARGGLYIEDNRIVAVGTSDTLPTSADEVLDLTGHVVIPGLVNTHHHMYQSLTRAIPAAQDGELFNWLTNLYPVWANLTPEMIRVSTKTAMAELLLSGCTTSSDHLYIYPNGCKLDDSIEAAAEIGMRFHASRGSMSVGQSQGGLPPDRVVEREDAILKDTQRLIETYHDEGRYAMLRVVVAPCSPFSVSRDLMRESATMARHYGVSLHTHLAENVNDIAYSREKFGMTPAEYAQDLGWVGHDVWHAHCVQLDDAGIALFAKTGTGVAHCPCSNMRLASGIAPIRRMRDAGVPVGLGVDGSASNDAASMINEARQALLLQRVGFGPSAMTAREALEIATLGGARVLGRDDIGVLAAGMAADFVAFDTRGVGMAGGLHDPVAALVFCNPGQAAYSVVNGRVVVREGRLTTLDLPSLVTHHNALARQLAEASR, encoded by the coding sequence ATGAAAACCTTGCTTGTCAAGAATGCCGAAGTGCTGGTCACGATGGACGCCGGTCGCCGCGAAATCGCGCGCGGCGGGTTGTACATCGAAGACAATCGGATCGTGGCCGTCGGCACCAGCGATACGCTGCCGACGAGCGCCGATGAGGTGCTCGATCTGACGGGGCACGTCGTCATTCCGGGTCTGGTCAACACGCATCACCACATGTACCAGAGCCTCACGCGGGCCATTCCGGCTGCGCAGGACGGCGAACTGTTCAATTGGCTGACGAACCTCTATCCGGTGTGGGCAAACCTCACGCCGGAGATGATTCGCGTCTCAACGAAGACGGCGATGGCCGAACTGCTGCTCTCGGGCTGCACCACGTCGAGCGACCATCTCTACATCTACCCGAACGGTTGCAAGCTCGACGACAGCATCGAAGCCGCCGCTGAGATCGGCATGCGCTTTCACGCAAGCCGGGGCAGCATGAGCGTTGGTCAGAGTCAGGGCGGACTACCGCCCGACCGTGTGGTCGAGCGTGAAGATGCCATTCTCAAAGACACGCAGCGTCTCATCGAGACGTACCACGACGAAGGCCGTTACGCGATGTTGCGTGTGGTCGTCGCGCCTTGCTCGCCGTTCTCGGTGAGCCGTGACCTGATGCGCGAGTCGGCCACGATGGCGCGCCACTACGGCGTGTCGTTGCACACCCATCTGGCCGAGAACGTCAACGACATTGCCTACAGCCGCGAGAAGTTCGGCATGACGCCAGCCGAGTACGCGCAGGATCTCGGCTGGGTCGGTCACGATGTGTGGCACGCCCACTGCGTTCAGCTCGACGACGCGGGGATCGCGCTCTTCGCGAAAACCGGCACTGGCGTGGCACATTGCCCGTGCTCGAACATGCGGCTCGCGTCGGGCATCGCCCCGATTCGCCGGATGCGCGACGCCGGGGTGCCTGTCGGGCTGGGTGTGGACGGCTCGGCGTCCAACGATGCGGCGAGCATGATCAACGAAGCGCGTCAGGCGCTGCTGCTGCAACGGGTCGGATTCGGCCCGAGCGCGATGACGGCGCGTGAAGCGCTGGAGATCGCGACGCTCGGCGGCGCGCGCGTGCTGGGGCGCGACGACATCGGCGTGCTCGCGGCGGGCATGGCGGCGGATTTCGTAGCGTTCGATACGCGTGGCGTCGGCATGGCGGGTGGTCTGCACGACCCCGTGGCGGCGCTCGTTTTCTGCAATCCTGGACAAGCCGCGTACAGCGTGGTGAACGGACGGGTGGTGGTGCGCGAAGGGCGTCTGACGACGCTCGACCTGCCGTCGCTCGTGACGCATCACAACGCGCTGGCGCGGCAACTGGCCGAGGCTTCCCGATAA